In one window of Vulpes vulpes isolate BD-2025 chromosome 1, VulVul3, whole genome shotgun sequence DNA:
- the NINJ1 gene encoding ninjurin-1 isoform X1 yields MEGGPPCSLPAPAQAPSWLLGGNAELTGHLPCSWTTTGPWEHINWLLVPCTTRVWGRGWRRCGQVPARLSTGGQWHQAPRPSPWGGCQAVLAPDSSPGLWVPSPLVGTPVGVWLPSVACHIDGAPEARGGQCIVKATWQASGIPLVPPLSLHRWNRKQMAPWAGSALHREPPRWGRNRPINVNHYANKKSAAESMLDIALLMANASQLKAVIEQGPSFTFFVPLVVLIIISLALQIGVGILLIFLVRNDLNNPAKHAKLDFLNNLATGLIFIIVVVNIFITAFGVQKPVMDVAPRQ; encoded by the exons ATGGAAGGTGGGCCTCCCTGCTCTCTTccagcccctgcccaggccccttCCTGGCTTTTAGGGGGAAACGCTGAGCTCACTGGCCACCTCCCCTGCTCCTGGACCACCACTGGGCCCTGGGAACACATTAACTGGCTGTTGGTTCCCTGCACTACTCGGGTCTGGGGTCGCGGGTGGAGGCGATGTGGGCAGGTCCCAGCCCGGCTCTCCACAGGCGGGCAATGGCACCAGGCTCCCAGGCCTTCCCCATGGGGTGGCTGCCAGGCTGTGCTGGCCCCTGACAGCTCCCCTGGGCTATGGGTTCCCTCCCCATTAGTGGGGACCCCCGTAGGTGTGTGGCTTCCGAGTGTGGCCTGCCACATAGATGGGGCCCCGGAGGCCCGTGGCGGGCAGTGCATTGTCAAGGCCACATGGCAGGCCTCAGGGATCCCACTGGTACCCCCCCTCTCACTGCACAGATGGAATAGGAAGCAGATGGCCCCATGGGCAGGAAGTGCCCTGCACCGGGAG CCACCCCGCTGGGGCAGGAACCGGCCCATCAATGTGAACCATTACGCCAACAAGAAGAGCGCGGCCGAGAGCATGCTGGACATCGCGCTGCTGATGGCCAACGCCTCCCAGCTGAAGGCCGTCATAGAGCAGGGCCCAAGCTTCACCTTCTTCGTGCCCCTGGTGGTCCTCATTATCATCTCCCTTGCGCTGCAGATTGGTGTGGGCATACTGCTCATCTTCCTTG TCAGGAACGACCTCAACAATCCCGCCAAGCACGCCAAGCTGGACTTCCTTAACAACCTGGCCACCGGCCTGATTTTCATCATCGTCGTGGTCAACATCTTCATCACTGCCTTTGGTGTCCAGAAGCCGGTGATGGACGTGGCCCCCCGGCAGTAG